From a single Phragmites australis chromosome 7, lpPhrAust1.1, whole genome shotgun sequence genomic region:
- the LOC133925633 gene encoding BTB/POZ and MATH domain-containing protein 1-like, with amino-acid sequence MTRTASKGSDPSCSDATIASARAYHVLKIDGYSRTINISCRPSFESCLFYAGGHTWKLRYYPMGSRIGNHSFISLYLSLVDPVDEAVTVKTTFSLLDQDQKPVRSYRHTATVTFSAPGLKGYERFIRRKELERSEHLKDDCFAVRVDVRIVKEAPSTVVPLSDMHRHLGDLLWSKEHTDVEFRVSGETFAAHRLLLGARSPVFKAELFGPIKEGTTTDVIQIDDMEAHVFRALLTFVYTDAWPEMEHEQEPAMSQHLLIASDRYGMQRLKLICEEKLCNHIDTSCVATILALAEKHNCLALKEACFDVLGSSATLLTVLKTKEFECLALTYPTITKELISNVLTRNLKKVKVLKTEEFERLALTWPTITKELVSDVLTRHLEKAKNLGWNQERQSVIKPST; translated from the coding sequence ATGACAAGGACCGCGTCCAAGGGCAGCGACCCGTCGTGCTCCGACGCCACCATCGCGTCCGCGAGAGCCTACCATGTGCTCAAGATCGATGGGTACTCGAGAACCATTAACATCAGTTGCAGGCCTTCATTCGAGTCATGCTTGTTCTATGCGGGAGGCCATACCTGGAAATTGCGCTACTACCCCATGGGATCCCGCATCGGAAACCACAGTTTCATCTCTTTATATCTCTCTCTCGTCGATCCTGTCGATGAGGCCGTGACAGTTAAGACTACATTCAGTTTGCTCGACCAAGACCAGAAACCGGTGCGATCCTATAGGCATACCGCCACGGTTACTTTCTCGGCACCAGGATTGAAGGGGTACGAGAGGTTCATCAGAAGGAAAGAGTTGGAGCGATCGGAGCATCTCAAAGATGATTGCTTCGCCGTTAGGGTAGATGTACGTATTGTCAAGGAAGCGCCATCCACAGTGGTGCCACTGTCTGACATGCATCGGCATCTCGGCGATCTCTTGTGGAGCAAAGAGCACACCGATGTTGAATTTCGAGTCAGTGGGGAGACGTTTGCTGCGCACCGATTGTTGCTCGGGGCTCGGTCGCCAGTCTTCAAGGCAGAGCTCTTTGGCCCGATCAAGGAGGGCACCACCACAGACGTCATACAAATAGATGATATGGAGGCACACGTGTTCAGGGCTTTGCTTACTTTCGTATACACAGATGCATGGCCAGAGATGGAGCATGAACAAGAGCCAGCGATGTCTCAACATTTGCTTATCGCATCGGATCGGTATGGCATGCAAAGGCTAAAGTTGATCTGTGAAGAAAAGTTGTGCAACCACATTGATACGAGCTGTGTGGCAACTATCTTGGCGCTAGCAGAGAAGCATAACTGCCTTGCTCTTAAGGAGGCATGCTTTGATGTCCTTGGCTCCTCGGCAACGCTGCTTACTGTCCTGAAAACTAAAGAGTTTGAGTGTCTAGCCCTGACTTACCCTACTATTACAAAGGAGCTAATTTCCAATGTTCTTACTCGCAATCTGAAAAAGGTAAAAGTTCTGAAAACTGAAGAGTTTGAGCGTTTAGCCCTTACTTGGCCTACTATTACAAAGGAGCTAGTTTCCGATGTTCTTACTCGCCATCTGGAAAAGGCAAAAAATTTGGGGTGGAATCAGGAGAGGCAAAGCGTCATCAAGCCATCAACATAA